The Hornefia porci genome contains the following window.
AGGCCATCGCCGAGAAAAAGGCGAAGGACGAAGCCGCCATCGAGCGGATGGTGGAATCCCGGCAGTAGCGGCCGGCAGCGGAGCTCTTCAGCCGCGGAACCGCGACCTGCGTACCGAGACGCCGGGGCAGGTTCACGAGCGGTGATGCTGGCGCGAAGCCCTATACAAGCCGCGACGCCGGGGCAAAGCCGCACATACACTGAGATACGAAATGAGGAAAACCACCTGTTGGACGGGTGGTTTTTTCATGCTATAATAAAATCATGGATAAAGGACAGAAAATCAGATTGCAGATAAACGATATGACAACGGACGGAAGCGGAATCGGGCGCAGTGAAGACGGCCTGACCGTCTTTGTAAAAGGAGCGCTTCCGGGTGATACGGTGCAGGCGGAGATCTTCCGGGTGAAGAAACGTTATGCCCTTGCCCGGCTGCTCAGCATCGACGAGCCGTCGGAAGACAGGACGGAAGGCTTTTGTCCCCAAGACTCCCGCTGCGGAGGATGCCCCATGGGCAGACTCACCTATGATGCGCAGCTGAAGCTGAAGGAGCGGCACGTAAGAGACGCGCTGACCCGCATCGCAGGGCTGAAGGAACCGCTGATCCGGCCGGCTTTGGAGGCGGAGAACCCCTGGCGCTACCGGAACAAAGCGTCGATGGCGGTCTCAACCGGCGGGATTATCACACGGAAAGGCGGGATTGTTGAGAACCTTGGAGAACCGGCGGTTGGCTTTTACCGTGGGAAAAGCCGTGAGGTGACGGACTGCCCCGACTGTGCCCTGCAGACGGAACCGGCTGTCGCGGCGGCGGAAGCACTGCGGGAATTCATGCGGCAGGATCACATTACCGGCTACGATCCCCGCTGGGAAAAGGGTCTTATGCGGCATATGGTCGTCCGCACGGCGTTCGGCACCGGCGAGGTCATGGTGATTTTGGTGATCAACGGCAAGGGAATTCCCCACGCCGCCAAGCTTGTGGCGATGCTGGACGAGGCCGTTGAAGAGCCCTTCAGCCTGGAGAGCGTGATTCTGAACATAAACAAAGGGAAGCCCGGTGAAATTTTCGGTGACAGAACCGAGGTGCTTGCGGGCCGTCCGACTATTAATGAAGAGCTCGGCGGTATGCGGTATGAAATTTCTCCGCTGTCATTCTACCAGGTAAATCCTGCGCAGATGGTGAAGCTTTATAATAAGGCGGCAGAGTATGCAGCTCTGACCGGCGGTGAGACGATTCTAGATCTGTACTGCGGAGCCGGAACCATCGGCCTGTGGCTTTTGAACGAGCTGCGGAGCCGCGACAGGGAAGCTTTCGCGGGCACAAAGGTCATCGGTATTGAATCACAGAAAAGTGCCGTTCTGGACGCTAACCGCAATGCAGTAATCAATGGAATCGTAAATGCACGATATGTATGTGGAAAGGCAGAATATGAGCTTCCCAGACTGATGGACGCCTGCGTCGATACGGCTGATTCCCCAGCTTCGGCCCCGGTCGATGAGGACCTTCGTGTCACAAAGACCGATGTTGTGATCCTGGATCCTCCCCGCGCCGGCTGCGACGAACGCCTTCTGGACGCCGCGGCCGCGGCAGAGCCCTCTCGGATCGTCTATATATCCTGTGATCCGGCAACACTGGCCCGGGATGTGAAATACCTGAGCGGGAAGGGCTACCGGTTTATGGAAGCGACCCCGGCAGATCTTTTCTGCTGGACCGGCCACGTCGAGACGGTAGCATTATTATCCAAACTTGATGTCGATAAGCATATAAGTGTTAAAATTGAGCTGGATGAACTTGATTTGACAAGTGCTGAAAGTAAAGCTACTTATGTACAAATTAAGGAGTATATTTTAGAAAAATTTGATTTAAAGGTTTCGACACTCTATATTGCACAGATTAAAAAGAAATGTGGCATTGAATTAAGGGAGCATTACAATAAATCTAAAAAAGAGAAACAGATTATTCCACAATGCACACCGGAAAAAGAGGAAGCTATCATGAATGCTTTAAGGCATTTTAAAATGATTTAGTAGAAATGGAGGGTATTTATGAGATGAATATTAAAAATAATCTTATTTCCAATTAGCTTGATATTAAGTATCCTCACTGCATTTCTGACATTTTTACTTGCCATAGGAACAACAATACTGTATTTGCTTATGCTTATGTGTGTCGTTGTTGGGGTCGTATCATTGTTTCAAAAGGATTTTTCAATAGGCATAGAAGCATTGATAGTAGGATTCTTGTTAAGCCCATACGGAATACCGATGGTTGGAGCAGCAGTTATAGCTTTTTTACAAGGTATCAATGAAGCGATAAAATCAATCTAAATAAGAATATAGAAGAGCGATGGTAGATATAGAGAACATAGTAAAATCTAAATAATGGGTTTGGTTATTAACGTCTTACAACGTTGTTTATACTACCTAAAAATCAAATTATGTTAGGAGTTATTTTGATGGATGGAGTAAAAGAAATAATTTTGCAGACCAAGAATGTGGAATATATAAAGAGAAATTTAGGAAAAGAACAATGGATACAGGTATCCGGGCACAAAGATATGAATGGTGCAGATGCAGGATTTTGGTGTGGGTTAGTTTCGCTAAATCATATAGATGATGTGTATAATGATGTTGGGTGGGATGTTTCTGCTAACGAGCAAGGAAATCCCGGATTTGAAGGAAATGGATACGCATATGAGTATAAAGCGAATTTGCTAAAAGATGGTTTTGAGTCTATTTTATATTATCGTGATTTTTATGGTGTTGAGAAAGATTATATTGAGTTATCACAGGAGTTTATCTTATTAAACAATCTTCGATATAACAAAATTAGTAAATCATATTGGGCTATGTATGAAAATGGAGAGAGTGAAGAAGCGGTTAAATACATTGATGATACGACGATTCAAATTAAAATGAAGTTTTTACGTAATTATTCAGCAGCAAAACAGATGGCAATTCTACTTTTTTTTGATATTAGAACTAAGTTCGATGGAAAAATATCCGATTTTGGGATAGATGAGTTTAATTATGAATTTAAAGACAGTGGTCTGTTTTATGGATTATGGGGCGGTGATATGAGTTTTCCAACATATGTGTATAGTGTCTTAATGGGTAAAAAAATTCTTATGCCAGCGCCAATTGAGGAATGTGGTTACTGGCCATATGAAAAAGAAGAAAGCTACGAGGACTTTATAATTGGTGTTGACGAGTTTGGAAAAGAGATTTTTAACACGTGCAATCCGGATAAGCTGAATAATTATTTTGGGGCTAATCCAGATGCTCCTATGTATTTAACACCAGTATTTTTTAAGCGTGATGTGTTACAAAAATATGTAAATAAACCTGAGTTATATGAGATTAGAGATGGATATTTGAGTTGTCAATCATTATGGGGTATTGAAATAGATAATCATCATAAAAATTGCATAGCAGTTTATTTGGGCGATTTAGGAAGAGATTTACCTGAAAGTGAGCGTGTATACTGGAAAAGTTACAATATAGTAGGTGAAGAAGGAGTAAGCAGGGTCTCTTTCCAAAGAGATTTCTGTAATATATTTACGGCGTCAAATATGGAAGATCATAAATTTCAAGATCTGTATGGTTCTTTAATAAAGCAATGGAACGAAAAATATGGCTGGGATTTATATCTGCCATTATCTGCGGAAGATCAATATAATCTAACTCAAATTAGAATCCCGTTTGGGGAAAGTCAGCCAGAATTCGATCAATTAGTTTTGGCATTAGTTAAAGTTTTGATTGACTCACTTAACGAAAAGCAATTAATCATTCATGGAGATGCTCAAAC
Protein-coding sequences here:
- the rlmD gene encoding 23S rRNA (uracil(1939)-C(5))-methyltransferase RlmD — encoded protein: MDKGQKIRLQINDMTTDGSGIGRSEDGLTVFVKGALPGDTVQAEIFRVKKRYALARLLSIDEPSEDRTEGFCPQDSRCGGCPMGRLTYDAQLKLKERHVRDALTRIAGLKEPLIRPALEAENPWRYRNKASMAVSTGGIITRKGGIVENLGEPAVGFYRGKSREVTDCPDCALQTEPAVAAAEALREFMRQDHITGYDPRWEKGLMRHMVVRTAFGTGEVMVILVINGKGIPHAAKLVAMLDEAVEEPFSLESVILNINKGKPGEIFGDRTEVLAGRPTINEELGGMRYEISPLSFYQVNPAQMVKLYNKAAEYAALTGGETILDLYCGAGTIGLWLLNELRSRDREAFAGTKVIGIESQKSAVLDANRNAVINGIVNARYVCGKAEYELPRLMDACVDTADSPASAPVDEDLRVTKTDVVILDPPRAGCDERLLDAAAAAEPSRIVYISCDPATLARDVKYLSGKGYRFMEATPADLFCWTGHVETVALLSKLDVDKHISVKIELDELDLTSAESKATYVQIKEYILEKFDLKVSTLYIAQIKKKCGIELREHYNKSKKEKQIIPQCTPEKEEAIMNALRHFKMI
- a CDS encoding CD1845 family protein, translated to MLKIILFPISLILSILTAFLTFLLAIGTTILYLLMLMCVVVGVVSLFQKDFSIGIEALIVGFLLSPYGIPMVGAAVIAFLQGINEAIKSI